GCCGAATTGATGCCGGCCGTTCGCGGCTGCCTCATCCACGACCTGAAACAAGGCTGGACATGACCTCCGAAACATCCACGACATCTCCTGCAACCTGTTGAAGGTGGCGGCCGGGAACAATATCGCCATCGGTCCGATCCTGCCCGGTGCGGCACGGCCGGTGCCTGACCTGGCGCCGTCGGCGACGGTACGCCGGATCGTCGACATGACGGCGCTGCTGGTGGCCGCCATCGGCGTGGGCAGGGACGACGGCAGGCACCGACCCGGCCGACCGGCTGGCCAGGAAGACCACTGCCGATGCGATTTCGTGGCCGACCCGTCATGGACCTGCCTTGCCGGCACCTGCTGGCTGGCAAGGCCACTCCGTTCAGGCCGACGGCCCGGCCACCTCCACCTTGCCGAAGAAGCCATATTGCAGGCTGGCCGCGATGCGCTTCGCCACCACCAGCAGCTCGTCCGCCACGGGCGCCTCGAACAGGCGGCGCGCGGTGGCGTCGAACAGGTCGAGCCAGCGCTGGAAGTGTTGTGGCGTCACGCCTTCCAGCGTCATGTGCTTGCCGTAAACATTGCCCTGGAAGGGCGGGGCACCGGCGGCGCGGCCCAGCATGACGTCGCTCCAGAACGCCACCATCCGCACCAGGTGCGCGTCCCAGTCGTCGCCGATCCGGGGGCCGAACACGGCGGCCAGCAGCGGATCGCGCCGCACGTCGGCATAGAATTCGTGGACCAGGCGGGTGAGCGACGCGTGATCGGGGGAGGGATTCAGGGCGGGTTCCATGACAGGGCGGAGAAATCGGTGGAAACCGCCATTGTAGTGCGCCCGAACCACGTACAATGGCGGATTCCCTGCGCCCGCCATGTCCCTTCCTCCCAGCACCCCCCGACCCCATATCTTCACGCTTGCCTGGCCCCTGCTCGTCGAACTCGTGCTGGCGGTCGCCATCGGCATTGCCGGCACGTCGCTGGCATCGCACCTGTCCGACACGTCCGGCGCCGCGTTCGCGATCGCGCACAACATCTCCGTCACGCTGTTCCTGCTGTTCCGCATCGTCGGTTCCGGCGTGGGCGTCGTCATCACGCAGGGGCTCGGAGCGGGGCAGCGCGAGCGGGCGGACCGGGTGGCGCTGGCATCGGTCGGTGCAAGCACGTGGATCGGCGCCGTCACCGCGCTGGTGGCGCTTCTCGGCGCCGGACCGTTATTGAAACTGTTGCAGACGCCGGCCGACGTGTTCCCGCTGGCCGTGCCGTTCCTGATGGCGCTGGCGCCGGCGCTGCTGTTCGACGCGTGGAATGCGTCGATGGCGGCGGTGATGCGGGCCCACCTGCGCACCCGCGACACACTGCTGGTGCTGGTGGCGATGCACGC
Above is a window of Pseudoduganella dura DNA encoding:
- a CDS encoding group III truncated hemoglobin; this encodes MEPALNPSPDHASLTRLVHEFYADVRRDPLLAAVFGPRIGDDWDAHLVRMVAFWSDVMLGRAAGAPPFQGNVYGKHMTLEGVTPQHFQRWLDLFDATARRLFEAPVADELLVVAKRIAASLQYGFFGKVEVAGPSA